A genomic stretch from Telopea speciosissima isolate NSW1024214 ecotype Mountain lineage chromosome 7, Tspe_v1, whole genome shotgun sequence includes:
- the LOC122668367 gene encoding S-protein homolog 29-like has translation MTMRRKWKNNSQLLPVLLVIALMALSSMPYTVDAKLHVYIINELGLLDLDIHCKSKNDDLGEHKLYSGQEYTWSFNENIFGGTLYWCNFYWVNNGDNVHAGYQVFDQAKQPGLPAQDYFYKVRKDGIYFGHIRDGHFTKVSDWST, from the coding sequence atGACGATGAGGAGGAAGTGGAAGAACAACTCCCAATTGCTTCCCGTCCTCCTTGTCATCGCATTAATGGCCTTGTCTTCAATGCCATACACTGTAGATGCCAAACTCCATGTGTACATCATCAACGAACTGGGTCTGTTGGACTTAGACATCCATTGCAAATCCAAAAACGATGATCTTGGGGAGCATAAACTTTATTCTGGCCAAGAGTACACCTGGAGTTTCAATGAAAACATTTTTGGTGGAACGCTATACTGGTGCAACTTTTACTGGGTGAACAACGGGGACAATGTTCATGCCGGTTACCAAGTCTTTGATCAAGCTAAACAGCCCGGATTACCTGCCCAAGACTATTTTTACAAGGTGAGAAAGGATGGCATATACTTCGGCCACATTAGAGATGGACACTTTACAAAGGTCAGCGATTGGTCGACATAG
- the LOC122668369 gene encoding S-protein homolog 29-like yields MTMRRNWKNSTQLLPVLLVIALMALSSMPYTVDAKLHVYIINDLDPGLDLDIHCKSKNNDLGDHKLSYGQEYTWSFNQNLFGGTLFWCNFYWVNNGVNLQAGYRVFDQHKQPSIFGDDYFYKVRKDGIYTSITVDDTFTKVSDWEKYN; encoded by the coding sequence ATGACGATGAGGAGGAACTGGAAGAACAGCACCCAGTTGCTTCCCGTCCTCCTTGTCATCGCATTAATGGCCTTGTCTTCAATGCCATACACTGTAGATGCCAAACTCCATGTGTACATCATCAACGACCTGGATCCGGGGTTGGACTTAGACATCCATTGCAAATCCAAAAACAATGATCTTGGGGACCATAAACTTTCTTATGGCCAAGAGTACACCTGGAGTTTCAATCAAAACCTTTTTGGTGGAACGCTCTTCTGGTGCAACTTTTACTGGGTGAACAACGGGGTCAATCTTCAAGCCGGTTACCGAGTCTTTGATCAACATAAACAGCCCTCAATATTTGGCGATGACTATTTTTACAAGGTGAGAAAGGATGGCATATACACCAGCATCACAGTAGATGATACCTTTACTAAGGTCAGCGATTGGGAGAAATACAATTAA